A stretch of Microbulbifer bruguierae DNA encodes these proteins:
- a CDS encoding aldehyde dehydrogenase (NADP(+)): MTITGKQLIAGNWTDGRAGSFYGVNPATGENLEPAITAADEFQVTEAVNAASACATEFANLAPAKRAEFLNACADEIMALGDELLERVSAETGYPRARAEGERGRTCGQLRLFADWIQQGEYLDARIDTALPERQPLPRPDLRSFNQALGPVAVFGASNFPLAFSVAGGDTAAAFAAGCPVIVKGHNSHPGTSELVAQAIDKAVKSTGMPAGVFSLIMGSGRRVGAELVKAHGVKAVGFTGSLQGGMALFNLANARPEPIPVFAEMGSINPVVLLPEALKEKAETIAEGFVGSLTLGTGQFCVNPGLVLAVEGEGLDRFIAATCEALSNVGSGVMLNENTLAGYQSGVARLRDQQGVEQVGCGEPAGDSKGFTCQAGLLTVDGKNFLANKELQEEVFGPMSLVVKCRNREELLQAVASLQGQLTGTLQCTEAELAGYGDLVELLRQKVGRVVCNNFPTGVEVCHSMMHGGPFPAATDARFTSVGTMSIARFVRPICFQNYPEALLPDALKNSNPLNIARLVNGEKTSDAI; encoded by the coding sequence AATTGATCGCAGGCAACTGGACTGATGGCCGTGCAGGATCTTTTTACGGCGTAAACCCGGCCACCGGTGAAAATCTAGAGCCGGCAATTACCGCCGCCGATGAGTTTCAGGTAACCGAAGCGGTCAATGCGGCCAGCGCCTGCGCCACCGAATTTGCCAATCTGGCGCCGGCGAAGCGCGCGGAATTCCTGAACGCCTGTGCCGACGAAATCATGGCGCTGGGTGACGAACTGCTGGAGCGGGTATCCGCCGAGACCGGCTACCCGCGCGCCCGCGCCGAAGGCGAGCGCGGTCGTACCTGCGGCCAGTTGCGCCTGTTCGCAGACTGGATTCAACAGGGCGAATACCTGGATGCGCGTATCGACACTGCCTTGCCGGAGCGTCAGCCCCTGCCGCGCCCGGATCTGCGCTCCTTCAATCAGGCACTGGGGCCCGTTGCGGTCTTTGGTGCGAGCAATTTCCCGCTGGCCTTCTCCGTGGCTGGTGGGGACACCGCGGCAGCATTTGCCGCCGGTTGTCCGGTGATTGTAAAGGGACATAACTCTCATCCCGGCACCAGCGAGCTGGTCGCCCAGGCGATCGACAAGGCGGTAAAGAGCACCGGTATGCCCGCCGGCGTATTCTCCCTGATCATGGGTTCCGGCCGGCGCGTCGGTGCCGAACTGGTGAAAGCGCACGGTGTTAAGGCTGTCGGATTCACCGGTTCCCTGCAGGGTGGTATGGCGCTGTTCAATCTCGCCAACGCGCGTCCCGAGCCGATCCCGGTCTTTGCCGAAATGGGCAGCATCAATCCGGTAGTCCTGTTGCCGGAGGCGTTGAAAGAAAAAGCCGAAACCATCGCTGAAGGGTTTGTTGGTTCCCTGACTCTGGGTACCGGCCAATTCTGCGTAAACCCGGGCCTGGTACTCGCCGTGGAAGGTGAAGGGCTGGATCGCTTTATCGCCGCTACCTGCGAAGCCCTGTCCAACGTCGGCAGTGGTGTCATGCTGAACGAAAATACTCTGGCCGGATACCAGAGCGGTGTCGCCCGCCTGCGGGACCAGCAAGGTGTTGAGCAGGTCGGCTGTGGTGAACCCGCTGGCGACAGCAAGGGGTTCACCTGTCAGGCGGGCCTGCTGACTGTGGACGGCAAGAACTTCCTGGCCAACAAGGAACTGCAGGAAGAAGTCTTCGGTCCCATGTCACTGGTGGTGAAGTGCCGCAACCGCGAAGAGCTGCTGCAGGCCGTTGCTTCCCTGCAGGGGCAGCTCACCGGTACGCTGCAGTGCACCGAAGCCGAACTTGCCGGATACGGTGATTTGGTCGAGCTTTTGCGCCAGAAAGTGGGCCGCGTGGTGTGCAACAACTTCCCCACTGGCGTGGAAGTATGTCATTCAATGATGCATGGCGGCCCCTTCCCGGCAGCGACGGACGCGCGTTTCACCTCCGTCGGTACCATGTCCATTGCCCGTTTCGTGCGCCCGATCTGTTTCCAGAATTATCCGGAAGCCCTGCTGCCTGACGCATTGAAAAACAGCAACCCGCTGAATATTGCACGTCTCGTCAACGGTGAAAAAACCAGTGATGCAATCTGA
- a CDS encoding aldose epimerase family protein: MQSELVMPSGIETSELDVGQQQGSSNRPLQLVTLENSCGTRVTLCDLGASLYSIHTRDRYGHSDNILLTYADPQHWLENNWYLGVTAGRVANRIGGAQFQLGGATYQLPANDGENHLHGGPQGLHTKRWQVVQSESTARFQSVTFRCVSDDGEGGYPGKLVVELTYCLDEKDALTLEYRAVSDADTPVALTNHCYWNLAGRDGILEHELEIYADHLLRLNEQLIPTGELLKVDDTPVDFRKRKTIGRDIEWWPGGYDNFWVVDETAEKVLKPIASLVHPASGRSVKIVSSEAGVQFYSGNFLDGSRNRDGGSPMNQYAGLCLETHGFPDAPNHSNFPSVILQKSEEYRQTTIYQFSTE; the protein is encoded by the coding sequence ATGCAATCTGAATTGGTCATGCCCAGCGGTATTGAGACCTCCGAACTGGACGTTGGTCAACAACAGGGCAGCAGCAACCGGCCGCTGCAACTGGTTACGCTGGAAAACAGTTGCGGCACCCGGGTCACTCTATGTGACCTGGGTGCCAGCCTGTACTCGATCCACACAAGGGATCGCTACGGACACAGTGATAATATCCTGCTGACCTACGCGGATCCCCAGCATTGGCTGGAAAACAACTGGTATTTGGGGGTGACGGCCGGTCGCGTAGCCAATCGTATTGGCGGCGCGCAGTTTCAGCTGGGTGGGGCGACTTACCAACTGCCGGCAAACGATGGTGAAAACCATTTACACGGTGGCCCGCAGGGTTTACATACCAAGCGTTGGCAGGTTGTGCAGAGCGAATCCACCGCGCGTTTTCAGTCGGTCACTTTCCGTTGTGTCAGTGACGACGGCGAGGGCGGTTATCCGGGCAAGTTGGTTGTTGAGCTGACATATTGTCTGGACGAAAAGGATGCGCTGACGCTGGAATACCGCGCGGTATCCGATGCGGATACTCCGGTGGCCCTGACCAATCACTGTTACTGGAATCTGGCCGGGCGCGATGGAATCCTGGAACACGAGCTGGAAATCTACGCGGATCACCTGCTTCGATTGAATGAACAGCTGATTCCCACGGGTGAGTTACTCAAGGTTGACGATACACCAGTAGATTTTCGCAAGCGCAAAACGATCGGCCGCGATATCGAATGGTGGCCGGGCGGATACGATAATTTCTGGGTAGTGGATGAAACTGCAGAGAAAGTGCTGAAGCCGATTGCTTCTCTGGTGCATCCGGCCTCCGGTCGCTCGGTAAAAATTGTCTCCAGCGAAGCTGGAGTACAGTTTTATAGTGGCAATTTCCTGGATGGAAGCCGCAACCGCGATGGCGGTTCTCCCATGAATCAGTATGCGGGACTTTGCCTGGAGACCCACGGTTTCCCAGATGCGCCAAACCACAGCAATTTTCCTTCTGTGATTTTGCAGAAAAGTGAAGAGTACAGACAGACGACGATCTACCAGTTTTCTACGGAATAG
- a CDS encoding ABC transporter substrate-binding protein, whose translation MKISQILSSAFAMALCASQAVSATTIGFSQVGSESGWRTSFSESVKAEAEKRGIELKFSDAQQKQENQIKAVRSFIAQGVDAIMIAPVVETGWKPVLREAKRARIPVIILDRNIDVNNDGLFLTRIASDFVEEGRRAAQWLMDETQGNCSILELQGTVGATAAIDRMKGFNEVIAGYPEAKIVRSQTGEFTRTKGKEVMEAMLKAESGGKDICALWSHNDEMAIGAIQAIKEAGLKPGEDILVVSVDGVPDYFKAMADGDANATVELNPHLGGPAFDVIEAYLKGERKLEKLITTTGDLFTQETAAAEYTKRAKK comes from the coding sequence ATGAAGATCTCTCAAATCCTGTCCAGCGCCTTCGCCATGGCCCTGTGTGCCAGCCAGGCAGTATCCGCAACCACCATCGGCTTTTCTCAAGTCGGCTCGGAAAGTGGCTGGCGCACCAGCTTCAGTGAGTCCGTCAAAGCGGAAGCCGAAAAGCGTGGTATTGAACTCAAGTTTTCCGATGCGCAGCAAAAGCAGGAAAATCAGATCAAGGCCGTGCGCAGCTTTATCGCCCAGGGCGTTGACGCCATCATGATCGCTCCGGTCGTGGAAACCGGCTGGAAGCCGGTGCTGCGGGAGGCCAAGCGCGCGCGTATTCCTGTGATCATTCTCGACCGCAATATCGACGTCAATAACGACGGCCTGTTCCTCACCCGCATTGCGTCTGACTTTGTTGAGGAAGGTCGTCGCGCTGCCCAGTGGCTGATGGATGAAACCCAGGGCAACTGCAGCATTCTCGAACTTCAGGGCACTGTCGGTGCCACTGCCGCCATAGACCGAATGAAGGGGTTTAACGAAGTCATTGCCGGCTATCCCGAAGCAAAAATCGTGCGCAGCCAAACCGGCGAATTTACCCGTACCAAGGGCAAAGAAGTGATGGAAGCCATGCTCAAGGCTGAAAGCGGCGGCAAGGACATCTGCGCACTCTGGTCTCATAACGATGAGATGGCCATCGGCGCCATCCAGGCCATCAAAGAAGCGGGGCTGAAGCCAGGTGAAGACATCCTGGTGGTGTCCGTGGACGGTGTTCCGGACTACTTCAAAGCCATGGCGGACGGCGATGCCAATGCCACCGTAGAGCTGAATCCACACCTGGGCGGCCCTGCGTTTGACGTGATCGAAGCTTACCTGAAAGGTGAGCGCAAACTGGAAAAACTGATTACCACGACTGGTGATCTGTTTACCCAGGAAACCGCTGCGGCGGAATACACCAAACGCGCAAAGAAATAG
- a CDS encoding sugar ABC transporter ATP-binding protein gives MTLLSLSKVEKRYPGVKALDGVDFQLREGEVHALLGENGAGKSTLVKVMTGALQGDGGSMTYLGQPLKLKSTADAQAVGISTVYQEVNLLPNLSVAQNLYLGREPKKFGLIDWKRINRQSREVLERFELDIDVTRPLASFSVAVQQLIAIARGVDMSAKVLVLDEPTASLDADECEQLFGVMRELKAKGIGIVFITHFLDQVYAVSDRITVLRNGQLVGEFDAATLSRRDLVGHMLGKELQAQTHGRGEREEKSLAEPLLELEEVAVRGSLQPTSLTVRRGEAVGLAGLLGSGRSEVCRTVFGVDRKTGGKLKLNSADQSFSQPAEAIARGLALCPEDRKTSGIVGPLSIRENIALALQARRGWWRPMNRAEQQQLADRFIRELQIATPDAEKPIEQLSGGNQQKVILARWLATNPQLLVLDEPTRGVDIGAHAEILKLIKKFCSEGMSLLVTSSELDELVAFSDRVAVMRDRRKVAEIEGDDISESNIMRAIAEA, from the coding sequence ATGACCTTGTTGAGTCTGAGTAAAGTTGAAAAACGCTACCCGGGTGTAAAGGCGTTGGACGGCGTGGATTTCCAGTTGCGTGAAGGGGAAGTTCACGCGCTACTGGGGGAAAATGGAGCCGGCAAATCCACGCTGGTCAAAGTAATGACCGGCGCGCTGCAGGGTGACGGCGGCAGCATGACGTATCTCGGGCAGCCGCTGAAACTGAAAAGTACCGCCGACGCCCAGGCCGTGGGTATCAGCACCGTCTATCAGGAAGTGAACCTGCTGCCAAACCTGAGTGTCGCGCAGAACCTGTACCTGGGGCGTGAGCCGAAAAAGTTCGGACTGATCGACTGGAAGCGGATCAACCGGCAGTCCCGGGAGGTACTCGAGCGCTTCGAACTGGATATCGACGTGACCCGGCCGCTGGCGAGCTTCTCCGTAGCCGTGCAGCAGCTGATCGCCATCGCGCGCGGTGTGGATATGTCGGCGAAGGTGTTGGTACTGGACGAACCCACAGCGAGCCTCGACGCGGACGAATGTGAGCAGCTGTTTGGGGTGATGCGCGAGCTGAAAGCCAAGGGCATCGGTATCGTGTTTATCACCCACTTCCTGGATCAGGTCTATGCGGTGAGTGATCGCATTACCGTTCTGCGAAATGGCCAGCTGGTTGGTGAATTTGATGCGGCGACCTTGTCCCGCAGAGATCTGGTGGGGCATATGCTCGGCAAGGAGCTGCAGGCACAGACCCACGGTCGCGGTGAGCGGGAGGAAAAATCCCTCGCCGAGCCCCTGCTGGAACTGGAAGAAGTCGCAGTGCGGGGTTCCCTACAGCCAACTTCGCTGACGGTGCGACGGGGTGAAGCGGTGGGTCTGGCGGGCCTGCTCGGTTCTGGTCGTTCGGAAGTGTGTCGCACGGTGTTCGGCGTCGACAGGAAAACCGGCGGCAAACTCAAATTAAACAGTGCTGACCAGAGTTTCAGTCAGCCGGCAGAGGCCATTGCCCGGGGGTTGGCACTGTGCCCGGAAGATCGTAAAACCAGCGGTATCGTAGGCCCGCTGTCCATTCGGGAAAATATTGCACTCGCTCTACAGGCCCGTCGCGGCTGGTGGCGCCCGATGAACAGAGCGGAACAGCAACAACTGGCCGATCGCTTTATTCGGGAATTACAGATTGCGACGCCAGATGCGGAAAAGCCGATCGAACAATTGAGCGGTGGCAATCAGCAGAAAGTCATTCTCGCGCGCTGGCTCGCCACCAATCCGCAGCTGCTGGTACTGGACGAACCCACAAGGGGCGTCGACATCGGTGCGCATGCGGAAATTCTGAAGTTGATCAAGAAATTCTGTAGCGAGGGTATGTCTCTGCTGGTGACCTCGTCCGAACTGGACGAACTGGTTGCCTTCTCCGATCGCGTCGCGGTGATGCGCGACCGCCGCAAAGTGGCAGAGATCGAAGGCGATGACATCAGCGAGAGCAATATCATGCGTGCCATCGCTGAAGCCTGA
- a CDS encoding ABC transporter permease, producing MNTTVGQAAPRKKIELPNLSGRYLWPLLGLFCLLAINLVLAPEFFHIEIQDGRLYGSLIDVLNRSAPVALLAIGMTLVIATGGIDLSVGATMAIAGAVCASLIVAGIDNIFLVIAAGLAAGLVAGAINGGLVSYMGIQPIVATLILMVAGRGIAQLINSGQIVTFQNQAFAFLGTGTFLGLPFPIVLVLIVFALVQLLMRKTALGLFVESVGCNAGASYYLGINQRAVKMMVYCIAGVCAALAGMIAAADIQGADANNAGLWLELDAILAVVIGGASLMGGRFSLALSIIGVLVIQCLSTTIIMSGLPAKFNLLIKAVVVISVLLLQSPRFQQQMAALFSAIGKKNVGEAQP from the coding sequence ATGAACACTACCGTCGGCCAGGCCGCACCGCGGAAAAAAATAGAACTGCCGAATCTTTCCGGCCGCTATTTGTGGCCACTGCTGGGGCTTTTTTGCCTGCTGGCCATCAATCTGGTTCTGGCCCCGGAATTTTTCCATATCGAAATCCAGGATGGTCGCCTCTACGGTAGTCTGATCGATGTACTGAATCGCAGCGCGCCGGTGGCACTGCTGGCGATTGGTATGACTCTGGTAATTGCAACGGGCGGTATCGATCTGTCCGTGGGTGCCACCATGGCCATTGCTGGCGCCGTGTGCGCGAGCCTGATTGTTGCCGGAATCGATAATATTTTTCTGGTCATTGCCGCGGGCCTGGCAGCCGGACTGGTCGCCGGTGCGATCAACGGCGGACTGGTGAGCTACATGGGAATTCAGCCCATCGTCGCCACTCTGATCCTGATGGTGGCCGGGCGCGGTATTGCTCAGCTGATTAATTCCGGTCAGATCGTGACGTTCCAGAATCAGGCCTTCGCGTTTCTGGGTACTGGAACTTTTCTCGGTCTGCCGTTCCCCATTGTTCTGGTTCTTATTGTATTTGCCCTGGTTCAATTGCTGATGCGCAAAACCGCCCTGGGCCTGTTTGTGGAGAGTGTAGGCTGCAATGCGGGTGCCAGCTATTACCTGGGTATTAACCAGCGTGCGGTGAAGATGATGGTGTACTGCATCGCCGGTGTCTGTGCTGCCCTGGCCGGAATGATCGCGGCTGCAGATATTCAGGGCGCCGACGCCAACAACGCCGGTTTGTGGCTGGAACTGGATGCAATTCTCGCGGTAGTGATCGGCGGTGCCTCGCTAATGGGCGGACGCTTTTCTCTGGCGCTGTCTATTATCGGTGTACTGGTGATCCAGTGCCTGTCTACCACCATCATCATGAGTGGCCTGCCGGCCAAATTTAATCTGTTGATCAAAGCGGTAGTGGTCATTTCCGTACTGCTGCTGCAATCACCGCGTTTCCAGCAGCAGATGGCTGCATTGTTTTCAGCCATCGGCAAAAAGAACGTTGGGGAGGCGCAGCCATGA
- the yjfF gene encoding galactofuranose ABC transporter, permease protein YjfF, producing MIGSIANSRFTSLYVTTALFVLLFLVGAVQFEGFGSTRVVANLFSDNAFLVITAIGMTFVIISGGIDLSVGAVIALTGVVCGLLIGELQMHPLIVFPLVLIGGGLFGASMGALIHYYKLQPFIVTLAGMFLARGLATTLSEESIPIDHPFYDAVADFGLSLPGGAWVGASTLILLVVLLAAILLAHYSRLGGFIYALGGSAQSAQLMGVPVARTTISIYAISGVLSALGGIVYSFYTFSGYSLAAVGMELDAIAAVVIGGTLLSGGSGYVVGTLIGVLIMGVIQTYISFDGTLNSWWTKIVIGLLLFAFIGMQRLLTRRQASAAAH from the coding sequence ATGATCGGTTCTATCGCAAATTCCAGGTTTACTTCGCTCTATGTGACCACGGCACTGTTTGTACTGTTGTTTCTGGTGGGCGCGGTTCAGTTTGAGGGTTTTGGCAGCACCCGGGTCGTCGCTAACCTGTTTTCCGACAATGCGTTTCTGGTGATTACTGCAATCGGTATGACCTTTGTGATCATCTCCGGTGGTATCGATCTTTCGGTGGGGGCGGTGATCGCGCTTACTGGTGTGGTGTGCGGCTTGCTGATCGGTGAACTGCAAATGCACCCGTTGATCGTATTTCCGCTGGTGCTGATCGGCGGAGGTTTGTTTGGTGCGTCCATGGGCGCGCTGATCCACTATTACAAACTGCAGCCGTTTATTGTCACTCTCGCCGGTATGTTTCTTGCTCGCGGCCTGGCGACCACCCTGAGCGAAGAGTCCATCCCGATTGATCACCCGTTTTACGATGCAGTGGCGGACTTCGGGCTGTCATTGCCCGGTGGCGCCTGGGTGGGTGCCTCCACTCTGATTCTGCTGGTAGTGTTGCTCGCTGCGATACTCCTGGCGCATTACAGTCGTCTCGGTGGATTTATCTATGCCCTCGGTGGCAGCGCCCAGTCTGCGCAATTGATGGGGGTTCCGGTCGCTCGCACGACCATCAGCATCTACGCTATCAGCGGCGTCCTGTCGGCTCTGGGTGGGATCGTCTATTCCTTCTATACCTTTTCAGGCTATTCACTGGCTGCGGTCGGAATGGAGCTGGATGCCATTGCCGCAGTGGTTATTGGTGGTACTCTGTTGAGCGGAGGTTCCGGTTATGTGGTGGGTACCCTGATTGGCGTGTTGATCATGGGTGTTATTCAGACGTACATCTCGTTTGATGGCACTCTCAACAGCTGGTGGACCAAGATCGTCATTGGCCTGTTATTGTTTGCCTTTATCGGCATGCAACGCTTGTTGACTCGGCGCCAGGCCAGCGCAGCGGCACACTAG
- a CDS encoding SMP-30/gluconolactonase/LRE family protein, translating into MLEVQRIDAIEVGNTLGEGVLWNSTEQSVWWTDIHECKLYRLTWPGRELEVFDTPERLCAFAFTDRENCIVAAFESGFALFDYRRGKILWQKTLLQKGSGLRFNDGKIDRQGRFWAGTMAEDGRDSAAGILYCLEPNGIVSEQEKNIHISNGCCWDVNSSHFYFADSPRRSIYRYKFDARRGDLSERELFARTMFGVYPDGATVDADGYLWSAQWRGARVQRYAPDGNLAGAIPVPVSQPTCVTFGGPDMNLMFVTTAKESLNEWTLDREWQAGNLFVFRTPFKGVMGFRFNTSQILQQEAVAELA; encoded by the coding sequence ATGCTCGAAGTACAGCGCATAGATGCAATCGAAGTCGGCAATACCCTGGGCGAGGGTGTATTGTGGAACTCCACGGAACAGAGTGTCTGGTGGACTGATATTCATGAGTGCAAACTCTACCGGCTGACGTGGCCGGGGAGGGAGCTGGAGGTGTTCGACACCCCTGAGCGGCTGTGTGCGTTTGCATTTACCGACCGCGAAAACTGCATTGTTGCGGCATTTGAAAGCGGATTTGCCCTGTTTGATTACCGCCGCGGAAAAATTCTTTGGCAGAAAACCCTGCTGCAAAAGGGCAGTGGTCTGCGCTTTAATGATGGCAAGATCGACCGCCAGGGACGCTTCTGGGCCGGCACCATGGCGGAAGATGGCCGCGATAGCGCCGCCGGTATTCTCTACTGCCTGGAGCCAAACGGCATCGTCAGTGAGCAGGAAAAGAATATCCATATTTCCAACGGCTGTTGCTGGGATGTGAATTCCAGCCATTTCTACTTCGCGGATTCTCCTCGCCGCAGTATCTACCGCTACAAGTTCGATGCCCGTCGCGGTGATCTCAGCGAGCGCGAACTGTTTGCGCGCACCATGTTCGGTGTCTACCCGGACGGCGCCACCGTCGATGCCGACGGTTATCTGTGGTCCGCACAGTGGCGCGGTGCCAGGGTGCAGCGTTACGCTCCGGATGGCAATCTCGCTGGTGCCATCCCGGTGCCAGTCAGTCAGCCAACCTGCGTCACATTCGGTGGCCCGGACATGAACCTGATGTTCGTCACCACAGCGAAGGAATCGCTCAACGAGTGGACGCTCGATCGGGAGTGGCAAGCGGGCAACCTGTTCGTATTCCGGACGCCGTTCAAGGGAGTTATGGGATTCCGTTTCAACACCAGCCAGATACTGCAGCAAGAGGCGGTGGCAGAACTCGCCTGA
- a CDS encoding glycoside hydrolase family 127 protein produces the protein MKKLLLSLALSSIAIAGCSEKSKVPVEMAPFPLDQVRLLESPFKHAQDKNIEYILAMDPDRLLAPYLKEAGLAPKADNYGNWENTGLDGHIGGHYITALSLAWAATSNEQVKQRLDYMLDELKRAQDKNGNGYLSGVPGGKAMWDELAAGNIRSDLFTLNEKWVPLYNIHKVYAGLRDAYIYADSQHALTMLIALSDWSAKLIANLTDEQVQLILKSEHGGLNEVYADVADITGDKKYLEIARRLSHREILTPLEQHQDKLTGLHANTQIPKVIGYKRVGDLAGDKSWQAAAAYFWNEVVEHRTVAIGGNSVREHFHPTDDFTPMVEDVEGPETCNTYNMLKLTRMLYLSEPQTRYVRYYERAIYNHILSSQNPDTGGLVYFTPMRPNHYRMYSQPQDAMWCCVGSGIENHSKYGEMIYAHRGDALYVNLFIPSTLNWEQKGIQLQQENHIPDTESTAITLTGSGKFTLQLRYPAWVKEGELAIAVNGKPITVTETPGSYVAIERHWQDGDRVEVHLPMHIEAEQLPDQSDYFALTYGPVVLAAKTQPFAGEHLNYFADNSRMGHIASGPMCPQELTPTFVSESRDFLGNLERLPGLELRLAAPDSLQLADMQTLQASASFSGLPQLNPQAGRNLELIPFFRVHESRYTLYWPYSTPQGLAEKQQQRETEDRARMALARQTIDKVAPGEQQPEADHFFAGSDTEAGVHLGRHWRHTRDWFSYQLKDPEQEAHRLRITYYGLDSGRHFRILANDVEIAEVELDGSGGDDFFDVDYLVPVEVLEKSDTGTIDLRFEAGENSLAGGIYGVRLLRGKNERS, from the coding sequence ATGAAAAAACTACTCCTGAGCCTGGCTTTGAGCTCAATTGCAATCGCAGGGTGTTCCGAAAAAAGTAAAGTGCCCGTAGAAATGGCGCCCTTCCCTCTCGATCAGGTACGTCTGCTGGAAAGCCCCTTCAAACACGCCCAGGATAAAAACATCGAATATATTCTGGCCATGGATCCGGACCGCCTGCTGGCGCCCTACCTGAAAGAAGCGGGGCTGGCGCCGAAGGCGGACAATTATGGCAACTGGGAAAACACCGGTCTCGATGGGCATATCGGTGGCCACTACATAACCGCTCTTTCTCTCGCCTGGGCGGCTACAAGTAATGAACAGGTCAAGCAGCGCCTCGACTACATGCTCGATGAGCTGAAGCGCGCACAGGATAAAAACGGAAATGGTTACCTGAGTGGCGTGCCCGGTGGCAAAGCCATGTGGGATGAGCTGGCCGCAGGGAATATCCGTTCAGACCTGTTTACCCTCAACGAAAAATGGGTACCCCTCTACAATATCCACAAGGTCTACGCCGGTCTGCGCGACGCTTATATTTATGCGGATAGCCAGCATGCACTGACCATGCTTATCGCCCTATCCGACTGGAGCGCGAAGCTGATCGCCAACCTTACCGACGAACAGGTACAGCTTATCCTGAAAAGTGAGCATGGCGGACTGAATGAAGTCTATGCGGATGTGGCCGACATTACCGGCGACAAAAAATACCTGGAAATTGCCCGGCGTCTTTCCCACCGGGAAATCCTGACTCCACTGGAGCAGCATCAGGACAAGCTGACCGGTCTGCACGCCAACACCCAGATTCCGAAAGTGATCGGCTATAAACGGGTTGGCGATCTGGCCGGGGATAAAAGCTGGCAGGCGGCCGCGGCATATTTCTGGAATGAAGTCGTGGAACACCGCACCGTCGCCATCGGCGGCAACAGTGTGCGCGAACACTTTCACCCCACCGACGACTTTACCCCCATGGTCGAGGACGTGGAGGGGCCGGAAACCTGCAATACCTACAACATGTTGAAACTTACACGGATGTTGTACCTGAGCGAACCGCAAACCCGCTATGTCCGCTACTACGAACGGGCTATCTACAATCACATTCTGTCATCTCAGAATCCGGATACCGGTGGGCTGGTGTACTTTACGCCCATGCGCCCGAACCACTACCGCATGTACTCACAGCCACAGGATGCCATGTGGTGCTGCGTGGGTTCCGGGATTGAAAACCACAGTAAATACGGCGAAATGATTTATGCCCATCGCGGCGACGCGCTGTATGTGAACCTGTTTATTCCTTCCACTCTCAACTGGGAGCAAAAAGGAATCCAGCTGCAACAGGAAAACCATATTCCCGATACCGAGAGTACCGCCATCACCCTAACCGGCAGCGGTAAATTTACCCTGCAACTGCGCTACCCAGCCTGGGTCAAAGAAGGTGAACTTGCGATTGCCGTTAACGGAAAGCCAATAACGGTCACGGAAACACCCGGTAGTTACGTGGCGATTGAACGCCACTGGCAAGACGGCGACCGCGTGGAAGTACATTTGCCCATGCATATCGAAGCCGAACAACTGCCGGATCAATCCGACTATTTCGCGCTGACCTATGGCCCGGTGGTACTGGCGGCAAAAACCCAACCCTTTGCCGGCGAACACCTCAATTATTTTGCCGACAACAGCCGCATGGGGCATATCGCCAGCGGCCCCATGTGCCCACAGGAGCTGACGCCCACATTTGTAAGTGAAAGCCGCGATTTCCTTGGCAACCTCGAGCGTCTGCCCGGCCTGGAGTTGCGACTGGCCGCACCGGACAGTCTGCAGCTAGCAGACATGCAAACATTACAAGCCAGCGCGTCCTTCTCCGGACTGCCACAACTGAATCCACAGGCCGGTCGCAATCTGGAGCTGATTCCGTTTTTTCGCGTGCACGAATCCCGCTACACCCTTTACTGGCCGTACAGCACCCCACAGGGTCTGGCGGAAAAACAGCAACAAAGGGAAACGGAAGATCGCGCGCGAATGGCCCTGGCCCGCCAGACCATCGACAAAGTGGCACCGGGAGAACAGCAACCGGAGGCCGACCACTTCTTTGCTGGCAGTGACACCGAAGCAGGTGTTCACCTTGGCCGTCACTGGCGCCACACCCGCGACTGGTTCAGCTACCAGCTAAAGGATCCGGAGCAGGAAGCCCACAGGCTGCGTATTACCTATTACGGTCTGGATAGCGGCCGCCACTTCCGCATCCTCGCCAATGACGTAGAAATCGCGGAAGTGGAACTGGATGGCAGTGGCGGCGATGATTTTTTCGATGTGGACTATCTGGTACCAGTGGAAGTACTGGAAAAATCCGATACGGGCACCATCGATCTCAGGTTTGAGGCCGGAGAAAATTCTCTAGCAGGGGGGATTTACGGAGTACGCCTGCTGCGAGGCAAAAACGAGCGCAGCTGA